The following are encoded together in the Triticum dicoccoides isolate Atlit2015 ecotype Zavitan chromosome 6B, WEW_v2.0, whole genome shotgun sequence genome:
- the LOC119324607 gene encoding zinc finger protein CONSTANS-LIKE 9-like — MIMGALCDFCGEQRPTIYCRSDAASLCLSCDRNVHSANTLSQRHMRTLLCDRCASQPAAVRCLEENTSLCQNCDWNGHAATSLAAGHLRQTINCYSGCPSSEELARIWSFDFDAPSAAAEPNCEEGISMMSINDSGVSNHCGAQQDSSLLDMANTSLISDPHTREKLNTGDEMNLRPLPTHQPAQSVSMAPKVPCVTDDDMFNDGSIYENFCVDDAGLTFENYEELFGTPHIQTEQLFDDAGIDSYFGMKEMPAADCNELKPAQPECSNAVSADSSLCVPARQAISSISLSFSALTGESNAGDHQDCGVSPLLLTGEPPWLPGPEGSIASGSRGSALSRYMEKKKRRKFDKKIRYASRKARADVRKRVKGRFVKAGEAYDYDPLNDTRSY; from the exons CCAACAATTTATTGCCGATCGGATGCTGCATCCTTATGCTTATCGTGCGACCGTAATGTGCATTCGGCTAACACCCTTTCCCAGCGACATATGAGGACCCTTCTGTGTGATCGTTGTGCTTCACAGCCTGCAGCAGTCCGGTGTCTTGAAGAGAACACCTCACTTTGCCAAAACTGTGATTGGAACGGGCATGCCGCGACATCCTTGGCTGCCGGGCATCTAAGGCAGACCATAAACTGCTACTCAGGATGCCCATCATCAGAAGAGCTGGCAAGAATCTGGTCCTTTGATTTTGATGCCCCTTCTGCAGCTGCTGAGCCGAACTGCGAGGAAGGAATAAGCATGATGAGCATTAATGACAGTGGTGTCAGTAATCATTGTGGCGCTCAACAGGATAGCAGCTTGCTGGATATGGCTAACACATCACTCATCAGTGATCCACACACTCGCGAAAAGCTTAATACCGGAGACGAAATGAATCTTCGGCCACTTCCTACACATCAGCCAGCTCAATCAGTTTCGATGGCACCTAAG GTACCCTGTGTAACAGATGACGATATGTTCAATGATGGCAGCATATATGAAAACTTCTGTGTGGATGATGCTGGCCTGACATTTGAGAATTATGAAGAGCTGTTTGGTACTCCTCACATTCAGACAGAGCAACTATTTGATGATGCTGGAATTGACAGTTACTTTGGAATGAAGGAAATGCCAGCTGCTGATTGTAACGAG CTCAAACCCGCGCAGCCCGAATGTAGCAACGCAGTATCTGCTGACTCCAGCCTCTGTGTTCCTGCTAGGCAGGCCATATCCAGTATTTCCCTCTCGTTCTCTGCTTTGACTGGTGAGAGCAATGCTGGAGATCACCAAGATTGTGGGGTATCACCACTGCTCCTTACGGGCGAGCCACCCTGGCTTCCTGGTCCTGAAGGTTCAATTGCCAGTGGCAGCAGAGGTAGTGCTCTCTCGCGGTAcatggagaagaagaagagaagaaa ATTCGACAAGAAGATCAGGTACGCTTCTCGCAAGGCTAGGGCAGACGTGAGGAAAAGGGTCAAGGGCCGGTTTGTCAAAGCCGGCGAAGCATACGACTATGATCCGCTCAACGATACACGAAGCTACTGA
- the LOC119326383 gene encoding nucleotide-sugar uncharacterized transporter 2-like, producing the protein MMKLRWWRVDASEVAAVTAMGVWEAVLAGGGRRFIKRKDSDAGETGRALEELRSSLYNEMHSSEGAKRQQQRFCGPSVALTFNFAVAVGIIVANKMVMGSVGFKYPIALSLIHYAVALVLMAILKALSLLPVAPPSKSTPFSSLFALGAVMSLSTGLANVSLKHNSVGFYQMAKIAVTPTIVAAEFMLFKKKVSCQKVITLATVSIGVAVATVTDLEFNFFGACVALAWIVPSAVNKILWSNLQQTGNWTALALMWKTTPVTIFFLLALMPLLDPPGLLLFNWNFRNSCAIVISALFGFLLQWSGALALGATSALSHVVLGQFKTIVIMLSGYLIFRSDPGVTSICGAVVALGGMSFYTYLGLKKESAAPSGKKPPSRSNSFMGKPAGDGGSSDYEDSV; encoded by the exons ATGATGAAGCTGCGGTGGTGGCGGGTCGACGCGTCGGAGGTGGCCGCCGTCACGGCCATGGGCGTCTGGGAGGCCGTCCTGGCCGGCGGCGGCAGGCGCTTCATCAAGCGCAAGGACAGCGACGCCGGCGAGACCG GTCGGGCGCTGGAGGAGCTGCGGAGCTCCCTGTACAACGAGATGCACAGCTCGGAAGGGGCCAAGCGCCAGCAGCAGCGGTTCTGCGGCCCGTCCGTCGCGCTCACCTTCAACTTCGCCGTCGCCGTTGGGATCATCGTGGCCAACAAAATG GTGATGGGGAGTGTCGGGTTTAAGTACCCGATTGCGCTGTCACTGATCCACTACGCGGTGGCGTTGGTTCTCATGGCGATCCTCAAGGCCCTGTCCCTGCTGCCGGTTGCGCCGCCTTCCAAGTCGACGCCCTTCTCCTCTCTGTTCGCTCTGGGCGCCGTGATGTCTCTCTCCACCGGGCTTGCGAACGTGAGCTTGAAACACAATAG TGTAGGTTTCTACCAAATGGCTAAGATTGCCGTGACTCCGACAATCGTCGCAGCGGAGTTCATGCTTTTTAAGAAGAAGGTTTCCTGCCAGAAG GTCATCACACTAGCAACTGTGTCAATCGGAGTGGCTGTGGCCACCGTCACAGACCTAGAGTTCAACTTCTTCGGCGCCTGCGTAGCATTGGCCTGGATCGTCCCTAGCGCGGTAAACAAGATCCTGTGGTCGAATCTGCAGCAGACCGGAAACTGGACCGCCCTCGC GCTGATGTGGAAGACGACCCCCGTCACCATATTCTTCTTGCTGGCGCTGATGCCTCTGCTGGATCCACCGGGCCTGCTGCTGTTCAATTGGAATTTCAGAAATAGTTGTGCCATTGTCATCTCTGCTCtgttcggcttcctcctccagtggTCCGGCGCTTTGGCCCTTGG CGCGACCTCGGCGCTGTCGCACGTGGTGCTGGGGCAGTTCAAGACCATCGTCATCATGCTCTCCGGCTACCTCATCTTCCGCTCGGACCCCGGGGTCACCAGCATCTGCGGCGCCGTCGTGGCCCTCGGCGGCATGTCCTTCTACACTTACCTGGGCCTCAAGAAGGAGTCGGCGGCGCCCAGCGGAAAGAAGCCGCCGTCGAGATCCAACTCCTTCATGGGCAAGCCCGCTGGCGATGGAGGCAGCTCGGACTACGAGGACTCCGTGTGA